Within the Emticicia oligotrophica DSM 17448 genome, the region TGAGGTGAGGTAAATACTCTGCGAATCCCAAGTCCATGATTCAACTAAATCAGCCGCATCATGAAACGTTAGTTGGCGAATCGTTCCACCTTCTAAGGGCATCACATATACATCGGCATTGCCATATTGTCCACCCGAAAATGCCACCCATTTTCCATCAGGCGAAATTCTCGGGCGAGTTTCGTTACCCACCATTGCGGTTAGTCGAGTAGCTATTTTTGAGGGTAAATCGGCCTTCCAAATATCACCTTCGTAACAAAATACGGCAGTTTTTGCATCGGGACTAAGACTTGGGTAAGAAGCAAAATAAAGGTCGTTGGTTTGAGCCGAAATCGTGTATGAAAACGATGCCCATACCAGTAAAATTAAGATAGCTTTTTTCATGTAAAAAATTGATTTGTTGATTGACTTTGAAAGTTAAGGAAAAAGATTTTTATGGGAAAGGGGAATCAGACGAATAATAAAAACCACACTACATGAAGGCATATTTCGAGGCGTTTACGATATTTGTAATTTAAGCCTTTTTATCAGCCAACCTCATAAAATGAAACGATTTTTCAGTATTCTCTTAGTTTCTTCACTATTCTTCAGTACCCAAACCTACGCCCAAGCACTTAAAGTTCAACATGATTTGGTTGTAGCCAAAGATGGTAGTGGCGATTTTCGCTACATACAAGATGCCATCAATGCCGTGCGAGTTTACTTACCGAAACCTATTACAATCAAAATTAAAAAAGGGATTTACAAAGAAAAACTCGAAGTTTATAGTACACTTACGAACATCACTTTTGTGGGCGAAAGCCTCGATAGTACCATCATCAGCTACGATGATTTTTCGGGAAAAGGCAAAATGGAAACCTTTGACTCTTACACCTTAAAAGTGTTGGGAAATGATATTAAATTCAAAAACCTCACCATCGAAAATACCGCAGGAAGAGTGGGGCAAGCTGTTGCTTTGCACGTAGAAGGCGACCGCTGTGTATTTGAAAACTGTAAATTTCTGGGAAATCAAGACACTATTTTTGCTTCGGGCGAAAACGCAAGACAATATTTCTCGAAATGCTATATCGAAGGCACAGTCGATTTTATTTTCGGGTCGTCAACGGCTTTGTTTGAAAACTGTCATATTCACTCCAAAACCGATGGTTATGTTACGGCCGCTTCTACGCCAAAATGGGTGACTTATGGCTATGTCTTCAAAGATTGTAAACTAACGGCCGATAAAGCAGCCACCAAAGTTTATTTGGGCAGACCGTGGCGAGATTTTGCCAAAACTGTTTTCATCAACTGCGAAATGGACAGCCATATTTTGCCCGAAGGCTGGAATAATTGGGGCAGACCAGAAACTGAAAAAACAACTTTCTATGCCGAATACGGTTCGAAAGGTGAAGGTGCAAAAATGGTAAATAGAGTAAAATGGTCGCACCAACTGAGTGAAAAAGAAGCTCAGCAATATACTAAGGAAGAAATTTTCTCAGGAAAACTACTAACCCAATACCAAGATTTTTGGAGTAAAACGCCTTCCATGAAAGGTATCACGAATGTTCGAGATACTTCATACAGTAATTATAGTGCATTGAAAAGCAGCCTAAAAACGCACCCAAATGCCACTTTAGTGCCAGAAAAAACACCCGAAAATGTAATTGAAGAGCGAAACATTGTCTATGCTAATACTGGCACGAGAGATTTACAACTCGATGCATTCTACCCAAAAACGAAGTCTAAAAAACTACGTCCCGCTATTCTGATTATTCATGGTGGCGGTTGGCGTACAGGCAATCGTACACAACACATTCCTTTGGCTCAACGCTTGGCAGCTTTAGGTTACGCGACTTTTACTGCAGAATATCGTCTTTCAACCGAAGCCCTCTATCCTGCTGCCGTACATGATTTAAAAGCAGCCTTAAGATGGATTCGAGCCAATGCCAAGAAATACGGCATAGACACCAATAAAATTGCCAGCGTGGGTTTTTCGGCAGGTGGGCAGCTTTCGGCACTCATTGGAAATACCAACAATTTACCAAAATTTGAAGGAAGCATTGGCAATTTGAAACATTCCAGTCAAACAAATGCTATTGTGGATATTGATGGGATTTTGGCCTATATTCACCCAGAATCTGGCGAAGGAGATGACCGAAAAAGCACTTCGGCTGCTACTTATTGGTTTGGATTTAGTAAGGACGAAAACCCCGAACTATGGCACGAAGCCTCGGCACTTACGTATGCAGGTAAAAATACGCCTCCTACCCTTTTCTTGAATAGTTCAGTTGACAGAATGCACGCTGGCCGTGAAGATTACCGCAAGAAACTTGATGCGTTTGGCATTTACTCAGAAGTACATACTTTTGAAAATTCTCCGCATTCGTTTTGTTTACTTTCGCCTTGGTTTGACCCTACGATTGGGTATATTGATACATTTTTGAAAAAAGTTTTTAAGTAATACAATTCTCCGAATTGTCCATTTATCAAATAAAAACATAAACACAATTTAGAAAATTGTGCTACGAAACTATGATACAATTTAACAAAACCTTAGTTACCGATGACGAACTTCCTTGGGAAGTGGTTGACCCAAAAATCAAACGAAAAATAATGTCGTATAACGAAGACATTATGCTCGTGAAAGTTGCTTTCGAAAAAGGAGGAGTTGGCACCACGCACAAACATCCTCATTTACAAATCAGCTATGTGGCAAGCGGTGCTTTTGAAATTACGGTTGCTGGTGAAAGTAAAATTCTGAAAGAAGGCGATGTCTATTTTATTCCTTCAGATGTACTTCATGGTGCGGTTTGTTTGGAAGATGGCATTTTGATTGATGTCTTTAATCCTATGCGTGAAGATTTTGTAAAACCATAACCCCCACTCCCTGAAGGATAGTTAAAAATGAAAATTGTTCATATTTTTATCTTTCTACATCTTTTCTCCATTACTTTATTTGGGCAAAAACAACTTTCCAATCAAGTAATTGGAGTTTTGCAGAAAGATATAATTGCTCAAGCCAATTGGGCAATGACTCAAAAACCCATCACCATTACAGCCGAACAATGCGAGCGTTCGGCAGGTGGTTTGCATGATTTTTATTCCGAAGGTGATTATTGGTGGAAAAATCCTGATGACCCAAATGGGCCATACATTCAGCGTGATGGACAAACAAATCCTGATAATTTTGTGGCTCACCGAAAAGCTATGATTCGCTTTAGTCAAATTGTTGGTTCATTAGCCTCTGCATACCTTATTACGAAAGATGAAAAGTATGTAAAACACGCTTTTTTACACATCAATGCTTGGTTTATTGATAAAAATACGCTTATGAACCCTTCATTACTCTATGCCCAAGCCATCAAAGGAAAAGCTACGGGCAGAGGCATTGGAATTATTGATACGATTCATCTGATGGAGGTTGCACAAGGAATTATTGTCATGCAAAAGGCAGCGAGTGTAGATAAAAATAATCTGCAAATTATCAAAAACTGGTTTGCTCAATATCTTGCATGGCTTACCACTCATCAGTATGGTATTGATGAACGAGAAGCCAAAAACAATCATGGCACTTGTTGGGTAATGCAAGTAGCATCATTTGCTAAATTGACCGAAAATCAAGCTTTAATTGATTATTGTAAAACCCGATTTAAAACAGTTTTACTACCCAATCAACTCGAAAAAGATGGTAGTTTTCCACTCGAACTCAAACGCACCAAGCCTTATGGATATTCGATTTTTAATTTGGATGCCATGACCACTCTTTGCCAAATTTTGACCGATTCGAAAGATGATTTATGGGATTTTAAGTTGGATGATGGCCGTTCAATGAAAAAAGCCATTGCGTTTCTGTATCCTTACATCGAAAATAAAAGCCTTTGGACT harbors:
- a CDS encoding pectinesterase family protein — protein: MKRFFSILLVSSLFFSTQTYAQALKVQHDLVVAKDGSGDFRYIQDAINAVRVYLPKPITIKIKKGIYKEKLEVYSTLTNITFVGESLDSTIISYDDFSGKGKMETFDSYTLKVLGNDIKFKNLTIENTAGRVGQAVALHVEGDRCVFENCKFLGNQDTIFASGENARQYFSKCYIEGTVDFIFGSSTALFENCHIHSKTDGYVTAASTPKWVTYGYVFKDCKLTADKAATKVYLGRPWRDFAKTVFINCEMDSHILPEGWNNWGRPETEKTTFYAEYGSKGEGAKMVNRVKWSHQLSEKEAQQYTKEEIFSGKLLTQYQDFWSKTPSMKGITNVRDTSYSNYSALKSSLKTHPNATLVPEKTPENVIEERNIVYANTGTRDLQLDAFYPKTKSKKLRPAILIIHGGGWRTGNRTQHIPLAQRLAALGYATFTAEYRLSTEALYPAAVHDLKAALRWIRANAKKYGIDTNKIASVGFSAGGQLSALIGNTNNLPKFEGSIGNLKHSSQTNAIVDIDGILAYIHPESGEGDDRKSTSAATYWFGFSKDENPELWHEASALTYAGKNTPPTLFLNSSVDRMHAGREDYRKKLDAFGIYSEVHTFENSPHSFCLLSPWFDPTIGYIDTFLKKVFK
- a CDS encoding cupin domain-containing protein, producing the protein MIQFNKTLVTDDELPWEVVDPKIKRKIMSYNEDIMLVKVAFEKGGVGTTHKHPHLQISYVASGAFEITVAGESKILKEGDVYFIPSDVLHGAVCLEDGILIDVFNPMREDFVKP
- a CDS encoding alginate lyase family protein, whose protein sequence is MKIVHIFIFLHLFSITLFGQKQLSNQVIGVLQKDIIAQANWAMTQKPITITAEQCERSAGGLHDFYSEGDYWWKNPDDPNGPYIQRDGQTNPDNFVAHRKAMIRFSQIVGSLASAYLITKDEKYVKHAFLHINAWFIDKNTLMNPSLLYAQAIKGKATGRGIGIIDTIHLMEVAQGIIVMQKAASVDKNNLQIIKNWFAQYLAWLTTHQYGIDEREAKNNHGTCWVMQVASFAKLTENQALIDYCKTRFKTVLLPNQLEKDGSFPLELKRTKPYGYSIFNLDAMTTLCQILTDSKDDLWDFKLDDGRSMKKAIAFLYPYIENKSLWTYPKDVMYWEEWPVAQPFLLFGYQHFGNKNWFESWKELEHFPKNDEVVRNLPIRNPLLWL